The following are from one region of the Cyanobium gracile PCC 6307 genome:
- a CDS encoding phycocyanin subunit beta: MTYDAFTKLIAQADVRGEFLNSGQLDALSGVVADSFKRLDAVNRITSSASTLVTNAARELFAQQPALIAPGGNAYTHRRVAACLRDLDIILRYVTYAVYLGDASVLEDRCLNGLRETYLALGVPGASVAEGVRLIKGAAIELVLDRNGITQGDCSALASEIGTYFDRAAAAVS, translated from the coding sequence ATGACCTACGACGCTTTCACCAAGCTCATCGCCCAGGCGGATGTCCGCGGCGAGTTCCTCAATTCCGGCCAGCTGGATGCTCTCTCCGGCGTCGTCGCCGACAGTTTCAAGCGTCTGGATGCCGTGAACCGGATCACCTCCAGCGCCTCCACCCTCGTCACCAACGCCGCCCGCGAGCTGTTCGCCCAACAGCCCGCCCTGATCGCGCCCGGCGGCAATGCCTACACCCACCGTCGCGTCGCCGCCTGCCTGCGCGACCTTGACATCATCCTCCGCTATGTCACTTACGCGGTCTATCTCGGTGATGCTTCGGTGCTCGAGGACCGCTGCCTCAACGGCCTGCGGGAGACCTACCTGGCCCTCGGCGTGCCCGGAGCCTCGGTGGCCGAAGGCGTTCGCCTGATCAAGGGCGCGGCGATCGAACTGGTGCTCGACCGCAACGGCATCACCCAGGGGGACTGCTCCGCGCTGGCCTCCGAGATCGGCACCTACTTCGACCGCGCCGCCGCTGCCGTCAGCTGA